One genomic segment of Virgibacillus doumboii includes these proteins:
- a CDS encoding FecCD family ABC transporter permease has protein sequence MLSNIHHSSFLKFTISILIAVVLTFSIGLSISLGVADINLSTVWQAIFHFNSELTSHQIIQELRLPRSIAAALVGAFLAVSGAIMQGMTRNPLASPSIMGVTHGAAFALVITLAFFPAASNLGITFASFIGAGLAVMLVFMVGSFSASGLTPVKLALAGVAIGTLLSSVSSVIALHFQLEKQLGFWLAGGLSGTTWTSIQILLISGGIGLFIAFTVAKSITVLNLGEDVAAGLGQNNSLIKILGILTVLILTGAAVSVAGAVGFLGLIVPHMTRFIMGTDYRWIIPASALFGALLLVLSDILARLINAPFETPVGAITSLIGVPFFLYLARGSSGGGN, from the coding sequence ATGTTATCCAATATACATCATTCAAGTTTTTTAAAATTCACGATATCAATACTTATTGCAGTTGTATTAACTTTTTCCATAGGACTTTCAATTAGCCTTGGAGTAGCGGATATCAATCTATCAACTGTGTGGCAGGCAATTTTCCATTTTAATAGTGAGCTAACTTCTCATCAGATTATTCAGGAGTTGCGTTTGCCACGATCAATTGCAGCAGCATTAGTTGGTGCATTTCTTGCGGTATCAGGCGCAATCATGCAGGGAATGACCCGTAACCCTTTGGCATCACCGTCAATAATGGGCGTTACCCATGGTGCTGCATTTGCGCTGGTAATTACATTAGCTTTTTTTCCGGCTGCTTCCAACCTGGGAATAACATTTGCATCGTTTATTGGTGCCGGTCTTGCGGTAATGCTGGTTTTTATGGTTGGATCATTTTCTGCAAGTGGCCTGACACCGGTTAAACTTGCACTGGCCGGGGTCGCAATTGGAACATTACTAAGTTCGGTTTCTTCCGTGATTGCGCTCCATTTCCAGTTGGAAAAACAACTTGGATTCTGGCTTGCCGGCGGACTTTCGGGAACAACATGGACCTCCATTCAGATTCTCCTTATTTCCGGCGGGATTGGTTTATTCATTGCATTTACGGTTGCAAAATCAATTACAGTACTTAATCTTGGTGAAGATGTTGCCGCGGGTCTTGGCCAGAATAATAGCTTAATAAAAATATTGGGAATCCTCACCGTACTGATATTGACCGGTGCGGCCGTGTCAGTTGCGGGAGCGGTCGGCTTTTTAGGGCTTATTGTTCCACATATGACCCGTTTTATTATGGGAACCGATTATCGCTGGATCATTCCTGCCTCGGCCCTGTTTGGTGCACTTTTACTTGTTTTGTCAGATATTCTGGCACGGCTGATTAATGCACCATTCGAAACACCAGTCGGTGCAATTACCTCACTTATCGGTGTGCCATTCTTCCTGTACCTGGCCCGCGGCAGCAGTGGGGGTGGTAATTAA
- a CDS encoding iron-hydroxamate ABC transporter substrate-binding protein, whose product MLKMKKSRFVLLCLLVGSVLIFTACSGGNSDSSSSDTDTKDSSQKTEVTIDSKMGEVTIPGDAERIIAPYHEDALLALGVTPVAKWAIGSSIQDYLEDQLSNVPKVEWNLPLEQVMTYQPDLIILESATDSYDGSYEDYQKIATTYVMTEETTNNWRKQIETFGKLLGKEDKAEELLGEYDNKVSDAKDSLKKAAGDETVAIIWTKGNEFFLFEKDRHSAEVVYSELGLNAPKLVKNLGNAQTQWNPISMEKLSELKADHVFLLGTEGEQGLETLKNSAVWQSTPAAENGNVYIFNDPSYWTNKGLIASEKTIDSVLDTLTK is encoded by the coding sequence ATGTTAAAAATGAAAAAATCCCGTTTCGTTTTACTGTGTTTATTAGTAGGATCAGTCCTAATTTTCACTGCCTGCAGTGGCGGCAACTCTGATTCATCATCATCTGATACTGACACAAAGGACAGCAGCCAAAAAACAGAAGTGACAATAGACAGCAAAATGGGTGAAGTTACAATTCCCGGTGATGCTGAACGTATCATTGCCCCATATCATGAGGATGCATTACTCGCTTTGGGTGTAACCCCTGTTGCAAAATGGGCAATCGGCAGCAGTATCCAGGATTACCTGGAAGATCAATTAAGCAATGTTCCAAAAGTCGAATGGAACCTTCCGCTTGAACAAGTGATGACATATCAACCTGATTTAATTATCCTGGAATCTGCAACCGACAGCTATGATGGATCTTACGAAGATTATCAAAAAATCGCAACAACATATGTAATGACGGAAGAAACTACAAATAACTGGCGGAAGCAAATTGAAACATTCGGTAAGTTGCTAGGTAAAGAAGATAAAGCTGAAGAACTCCTTGGTGAATATGACAATAAAGTATCCGACGCAAAAGATTCATTAAAGAAAGCTGCCGGTGACGAAACAGTAGCGATTATATGGACAAAAGGCAACGAATTCTTTTTGTTTGAAAAAGACCGTCATAGTGCAGAAGTTGTCTATTCGGAATTAGGATTAAACGCTCCAAAGCTCGTTAAAAATCTTGGCAATGCGCAGACACAATGGAACCCAATCTCAATGGAAAAGCTGTCCGAACTGAAGGCTGATCATGTATTCCTTCTTGGCACGGAAGGAGAACAAGGTCTTGAAACATTGAAAAATAGTGCTGTATGGCAAAGTACGCCGGCAGCGGAAAATGGAAATGTATATATTTTCAATGATCCAAGCTATTGGACCAATAAAGGCCTGATCGCTTCAGAAAAAACGATTGATTCCGTACTTGATACATTAACAAAATAA
- a CDS encoding YisL family protein: MNTHLHVTAWALAFILFIVAVVLHKSGKAKGAKIVQMILRLDYLLILYSGGSLLGAYFNGAQMGEAIFKALAGIWVIFAMEMISLKTGREEPTKSWWIQLVIAVILTMILGFGRLGLGFLP; this comes from the coding sequence ATGAATACACATCTGCACGTTACTGCGTGGGCCCTGGCATTTATTCTGTTTATTGTAGCAGTAGTACTGCATAAATCCGGCAAGGCAAAAGGTGCTAAAATTGTTCAAATGATACTTCGCCTGGATTATTTACTAATATTATATTCTGGCGGATCACTACTCGGAGCGTATTTTAATGGCGCGCAAATGGGAGAGGCTATTTTCAAGGCTCTTGCAGGTATCTGGGTAATCTTTGCAATGGAAATGATTAGTTTGAAAACAGGTCGAGAAGAACCAACAAAAAGCTGGTGGATTCAGCTTGTTATTGCTGTTATTCTTACGATGATCCTGGGCTTCGGCCGATTGGGACTTGGATTTTTACCATAA
- a CDS encoding ornithine--oxo-acid transaminase → MVQNSQQIIDQTQEYGAKNYHPLPVVISKAEGVWVEDPEGNRYMDMLSAYSAVNQGHRHPKIIDALKNQADAVTLTSRAFHNDQLGPWYEKICKMTNKEAALPMNTGAEAVETAIKTARRWAYDVKGVAEDKAEIIACEGNFHGRTMTAVSLSSEAEYKRGFGPMLPGIKVIPYGDIDALKAAINENTAGFLLEPLQGEAGIVMPPEGFLKEAYDLCKKNNTLFIADEIQAGLGRTGKMFACDWEDVTPDILILGKALGGGVMPISCIVANKDILGVFNPGSHGSTFGGNPLACAVSVASLEVLEEEKLASRSLELGNYMMSELKKIDNPRIKEVRGKGLFIGVELTEAARPYCERLKEKGLLCKETHENVIRFAPPLIIEKDDLEWALNHIKEVLQG, encoded by the coding sequence ATGGTTCAAAACAGTCAACAAATTATTGACCAGACACAGGAATATGGTGCGAAGAATTACCATCCGCTTCCTGTTGTTATATCAAAGGCGGAAGGTGTTTGGGTAGAGGATCCAGAAGGAAATCGCTACATGGATATGCTCAGTGCTTATTCTGCAGTGAATCAGGGTCACCGTCACCCAAAGATTATTGATGCCCTCAAGAATCAGGCAGATGCAGTAACACTAACCTCACGAGCGTTTCATAATGATCAGTTGGGTCCATGGTATGAAAAGATTTGTAAAATGACCAACAAAGAAGCAGCACTTCCAATGAATACCGGAGCCGAAGCTGTTGAAACAGCGATTAAAACAGCACGCCGCTGGGCATATGATGTTAAAGGTGTGGCAGAAGATAAAGCGGAAATCATCGCATGCGAAGGTAATTTCCACGGCCGGACAATGACAGCGGTTTCGTTATCATCTGAAGCTGAGTATAAACGCGGATTCGGTCCGATGCTTCCGGGAATCAAAGTTATCCCATATGGTGATATCGATGCATTAAAAGCGGCAATCAATGAAAATACAGCTGGGTTTCTTTTAGAGCCTCTCCAGGGTGAAGCGGGTATTGTTATGCCGCCTGAAGGTTTTCTGAAAGAGGCATACGACCTTTGCAAGAAAAATAACACCCTATTTATTGCCGATGAAATACAGGCAGGACTTGGCCGGACAGGAAAAATGTTCGCCTGTGACTGGGAAGATGTAACGCCGGATATTCTTATCCTTGGAAAAGCATTGGGCGGCGGTGTAATGCCGATCTCATGTATCGTTGCGAATAAAGACATTCTAGGTGTATTCAATCCGGGGTCACACGGTTCAACGTTTGGCGGAAATCCATTGGCATGTGCTGTTTCAGTAGCATCACTGGAAGTTTTGGAAGAAGAAAAACTGGCATCCCGTTCATTGGAGCTGGGAAACTATATGATGAGCGAGCTTAAGAAAATTGACAATCCACGAATTAAAGAAGTACGTGGAAAAGGCTTGTTTATCGGTGTGGAACTAACTGAGGCTGCACGTCCCTACTGTGAAAGATTAAAAGAAAAAGGACTGCTTTGTAAAGAAACACACGAAAACGTCATTCGCTTTGCCCCACCACTCATCATTGAAAAAGACGATCTCGAATGGGCTTTGAACCATATTAAAGAAGTACTGCAAGGCTGA
- a CDS encoding DUF418 domain-containing protein, with the protein MTFRIVEYYNRQLIRKVREKMSNVSPLRGSDRLTWIDAARGFAILGIFVVNIGAFSAPYFLYGGEDDAWTSTVDQYTQAFIDIFFQASFYTLFSILFGFGLQILKERLVEKNIDVIPFLFRRLFILIGFGMVHAFLIWHGDILLSYGVVGLFFLLFVHRRAKTLIVWGILMLGLNVFYYSSLLYNVRAFLGGYDSALINQVKRNYGSGDLFAVLTQNMNDWLYANGVFSSILLLMTLLPLFLFGMYIARKRWLHKPDVHKRKLWVLWGISLLFFIVLKMGPHLYGNPIWFSYIQDNVGGTASALFYLFSITLLFQSEIGKRIFMPFTYVGRLSLTNYISQSVISFVLFYGVGFGLYGSVRPITAMGIVVIVYILQILGSKWWLKKYRFGPLEWLWRSLTYKKKQPLRKAERMW; encoded by the coding sequence ATGACGTTTCGTATTGTCGAATACTACAATAGACAGCTAATAAGAAAGGTTCGTGAAAAGATGAGTAATGTTTCACCACTAAGGGGATCAGATCGGCTTACCTGGATTGATGCTGCCCGCGGTTTCGCCATATTGGGTATTTTTGTAGTAAATATCGGGGCATTTTCAGCACCGTACTTTTTGTACGGCGGGGAGGATGATGCATGGACATCCACTGTCGACCAATATACACAAGCTTTTATTGATATTTTCTTTCAGGCCAGTTTCTATACGCTTTTTTCGATTCTTTTTGGTTTTGGTCTGCAGATTTTAAAAGAGCGTCTGGTGGAAAAAAACATCGATGTTATTCCGTTTTTGTTCCGCAGACTTTTCATTTTAATAGGCTTTGGAATGGTGCATGCTTTTTTGATTTGGCATGGTGATATTCTATTATCCTATGGCGTTGTTGGGTTATTTTTCCTGTTGTTTGTACACCGTCGTGCTAAAACATTAATCGTATGGGGAATTCTGATGTTAGGGTTGAACGTTTTCTATTATTCCAGCCTGTTGTATAATGTGAGAGCTTTTTTGGGTGGTTATGACTCAGCGTTAATCAACCAGGTGAAAAGAAATTATGGAAGTGGAGACCTGTTCGCTGTTTTAACCCAGAATATGAATGACTGGTTATATGCCAATGGTGTATTCTCGAGCATTCTTTTATTGATGACACTATTGCCGTTATTTTTGTTCGGAATGTACATCGCCCGGAAAAGGTGGCTGCACAAGCCTGATGTACATAAGCGAAAACTTTGGGTCCTATGGGGGATCAGTTTATTATTTTTTATTGTGTTAAAAATGGGTCCACATCTTTACGGGAATCCGATTTGGTTTTCGTATATTCAGGATAATGTTGGTGGAACTGCCTCAGCACTGTTCTATCTATTTTCGATAACCTTGCTTTTCCAGAGTGAAATTGGGAAAAGAATCTTCATGCCTTTCACTTATGTTGGCCGGTTGTCATTAACCAATTACATCAGCCAATCGGTAATTTCCTTTGTTTTATTTTACGGAGTTGGTTTCGGGTTGTACGGATCAGTTCGGCCAATTACTGCGATGGGCATTGTGGTGATTGTTTATATTCTGCAGATCCTTGGCAGTAAATGGTGGCTGAAAAAATACCGATTTGGTCCGCTTGAATGGCTGTGGCGGAGCCTTACGTATAAAAAGAAGCAGCCATTACGGAAGGCTGAGCGAATGTGGTAA
- a CDS encoding spore germination protein, which translates to MPAKVGAVKVSNMGNSSIFNIGDVYSMCPESNAKTYAGGGSFNTGDGTYIRLGESVTSVRDSDAADQNIV; encoded by the coding sequence ATGCCGGCGAAGGTTGGGGCAGTTAAAGTAAGCAATATGGGTAATTCAAGCATCTTCAATATTGGAGATGTTTATTCCATGTGCCCGGAAAGTAACGCTAAAACGTATGCCGGCGGCGGGTCCTTTAACACTGGTGACGGTACGTATATCCGTCTTGGGGAATCTGTTACGAGTGTCAGGGACAGTGATGCAGCGGATCAAAATATCGTTTAA